The genomic region TGGTCTCCGCCCCTATCGATTTCGCCATGGCCTCCGGGAACACAGGATGCGCATCGATCCCCCGGCTCAACTGATGAAGATGAGTCCCACTCTTTCCAAAGCGACGGCTCAACTCCTCCACCGGCCAGCGGGCGAGCTGGCCGATGGTCTGGATTCCCAGACCCTGGAGAATCGCCGCGGTCTTCTCTCCTGCCCCCCACAGATACGAGACGGATAGATCCGCGAGAAAAGTCTCGATATCCTCCGGCCGGACGAGGACGAAACCATCCGGCTTGTCGAGGTCGGAAGCGATCTTGGCCACAAACTTGTTGGGTGCCACACCTACCGAGGCCGAGAGCCCCTCTTCCCTCCAGATATCCCTCTTGATCCGCCTTCCGATCTCCGCGGGCTCCCCGAAGAGGCGGGTGCTTCCGGTGACATCCAAAAAGGCCTCGTCAATCGAGCACGGCTCTACCAAGTCGGTGTAGCGCCGCAGGACAACAAAGACCCGCTCGGACACCTCTGTGTATCGACTCATCCGCACGGGCAGGAAAATGGCACGTGGGCAAAGGCGGTAGGCCCTCGAGATGGGCATGGCGGAGCGGACTCCGAAGGCGCGGGCCTCGTAGGAAGAGGCCGCCACCACTCCACGCCCCTTTCCCCCGCGGGGGTCT from Candidatus Methylomirabilota bacterium harbors:
- the dinB gene encoding DNA polymerase IV; the encoded protein is MLSSSRFRQMDETMNRAIIHVDMDAFYAAVEQRDHPAYKGQPVIVGADPRGGKGRGVVAASSYEARAFGVRSAMPISRAYRLCPRAIFLPVRMSRYTEVSERVFVVLRRYTDLVEPCSIDEAFLDVTGSTRLFGEPAEIGRRIKRDIWREEGLSASVGVAPNKFVAKIASDLDKPDGFVLVRPEDIETFLADLSVSYLWGAGEKTAAILQGLGIQTIGQLARWPVEELSRRFGKSGTHLHQLSRGIDAHPVFPEAMAKSIGAETTFSVDTAEPKQIRQTLLSLAERVSSRLRREGYAGHTITLKLRYADFTTLTRSLTLPEPVAFTEEIHSAVLSLLQKIPWRGRNIRLLGIAVSKLTDKASPGQVPLFPANPRGEKAAQAMDEIRRRFGEAGITRASLLSRRSRKEVR